From a region of the Oscillatoria sp. FACHB-1407 genome:
- a CDS encoding nucleoside hydrolase, translating to MTDQGQTAKPIVIDCDPGVDDAIALLLAFASPELHLLGITTVAGNVPLVLTQKNARRICELAGRTDVAVYAGCSRPIMRSLATAEEVHGKTGLGTVQFPEPTMPLQPKHGVDFLVETLMAAPERVTLATLGPLTNVAIALIKEPRIALQIEELVFMGGAIAQGNVTSSAEFNIYVDPHAAQVVLTSGIPLTMIGLDVTHQILTTPERLAAIRAIDTPVGQTAADLLGDYSFEVEQHGWAGNPLHDPCVIAYLLQPDLFTAHKMRVDVEVASELTMGRTVINGAKEGNLHPNVNVVLSGDADGFHRLLAKRLATL from the coding sequence ATGACAGACCAAGGGCAGACTGCAAAGCCGATTGTGATTGATTGTGATCCGGGGGTGGATGATGCGATCGCCCTCTTATTAGCTTTTGCTTCACCAGAATTGCATCTGTTGGGTATCACCACGGTCGCTGGCAACGTGCCCCTGGTTCTGACTCAAAAGAATGCCCGTCGTATCTGTGAATTGGCGGGACGAACGGATGTTGCGGTGTATGCGGGGTGTTCTCGTCCGATCATGCGTTCTCTGGCAACCGCAGAGGAGGTACACGGCAAAACAGGGTTAGGGACTGTGCAATTTCCAGAGCCAACGATGCCCTTACAGCCAAAGCATGGGGTCGATTTTTTGGTGGAGACGCTGATGGCAGCCCCTGAAAGAGTTACTTTGGCAACTTTAGGACCCTTGACGAATGTGGCGATCGCTTTAATTAAGGAACCGCGCATTGCCCTCCAGATTGAAGAGTTGGTGTTTATGGGAGGGGCGATCGCTCAAGGGAATGTCACCTCATCTGCCGAGTTTAATATCTACGTCGATCCCCATGCGGCACAGGTGGTGCTGACCAGTGGCATTCCCCTGACGATGATTGGACTGGATGTGACTCACCAAATTTTGACCACTCCAGAACGGTTAGCTGCAATTCGGGCGATCGATACTCCGGTTGGTCAAACAGCAGCTGACTTGCTGGGCGATTACAGCTTTGAGGTTGAACAACATGGGTGGGCAGGCAATCCGCTACATGACCCCTGTGTGATTGCCTATCTGCTTCAGCCAGACTTGTTCACGGCTCATAAAATGCGGGTAGATGTGGAGGTTGCGAGTGAGTTGACGATGGGGCGAACGGTGATTAATGGCGCAAAGGAAGGAAACCTCCACCCCAATGTCAATGTGGTGCTGTCGGGTGATGCCGATGGCTTTCACCGATTGTTAGCGAAACGGTTGGCAACCCTATAG
- a CDS encoding DEAD/DEAH box helicase, with amino-acid sequence MQILHGTWIPQKDGEFIQQGAFYLWVETTEQKRFRKPNPRHPRQLVAADLATLLTQELGIQPPNYRKLDDFISPQYFLLPTVDDQPLPSLELSRYLEEELPEEFELQYWQVDCYQTVVSSKRGGYVNSVVSLLNDLHFIALHNLAEIQLGSDLLFWFHFTQAIKRIILKDQYIPALKYRELKPSKPPETKRKTKTSKTEPKEPSAAATRRTRSTATQATRQKRSPGSTKSANLAKRSSAATKTIDVSTIPEKVGQFEIYPSWEFIGEEYEATIQQYVDYMPLICVAGFAEPRETPEFYDRPTLLRHFSECLLADIVTHTPTTQAFEKTIADTVLYSCLHPTNRPWLGAAQLEIYQQWQTWRDRIRRTQTDQSFYLYFQLQDPAKPEDAWTLQFQVAPKHDPSLRVSLQDYWRMRPKQQQQVKQKLGDAFEPDLLMNLGYAARIYPALWRGLETDQPVGITLDLDAAFTFLKESAWVLENAGYKVIVPAWWTPKGRQRAKVRLKAKGKSLTGGEDKSKQYFSFESLVEYQYELAIGGEKVSEQEWNQLVGAKTPLVKFRGQWMELDQDKMKQMLEFWKTQQQENPELSLLDFLKLTSDSDDSLDIEVDRKDALSDMLAKLGDKSQLQPVEDPQKLQGNLREYQKRGVSWLQYLEQLGLNGCLADDMGLGKTIQVIARLLQEREIAQQSRVKNIPPTLLIAPTSVVGNWHREIQKFAPDLKAIVHHGTQRAKDSKEFKQACRENDLVITSFALARKDIKLLGEIQWHRIVLDEAQNIKNPKADLTKSILKLSAPHRLALTGTPVENRLLDLWSIFNFLNPGYLGNQTQFRRNFELPIQKANDVRQSATLKKLIEPFILRRVKTDQSIIKDLPDKVEQKLYCNLTKEQASLYQAVVKDVEEKIQTLDGIQRKGLILATLTKLKQVCNHPMQFLQDGSEFTAERSHKLTRLSEMVQEVMDEGESLLIFTQFNELGEALEKYLRHTCHHNTYYLHGGTSRKKREQMITEFQDPETEPSVFILSLKAGGVGITLTKANHVFHFDRWWNPAVEDQATDRAFRIGQKKNVFVHKFVAIGTLEERIDQMIEDKKKLAGAIVGADESWLTELDNDAFKKLIALNQSAMME; translated from the coding sequence ATGCAAATTCTTCACGGTACATGGATTCCCCAAAAGGATGGGGAATTTATTCAGCAAGGGGCATTTTACCTGTGGGTTGAGACAACAGAGCAGAAGCGGTTTCGTAAGCCAAATCCACGTCATCCCCGACAGTTGGTTGCGGCGGATCTGGCTACGCTTTTGACTCAGGAATTGGGAATTCAGCCGCCTAACTATCGCAAACTGGACGATTTTATATCACCACAGTATTTTCTGTTGCCGACGGTGGATGACCAACCGTTACCCTCCCTGGAGTTATCCCGTTACCTGGAGGAAGAACTGCCAGAGGAATTTGAGTTGCAGTACTGGCAGGTGGATTGTTATCAAACCGTCGTCTCATCTAAAAGGGGAGGTTACGTCAATAGCGTAGTCAGTCTGCTCAACGACCTGCATTTCATCGCATTGCATAACCTGGCAGAGATTCAACTGGGGTCTGATCTGCTGTTCTGGTTTCACTTCACGCAGGCGATAAAACGCATCATTCTCAAAGACCAATACATTCCCGCATTGAAGTATCGCGAACTGAAACCGTCTAAACCACCCGAAACCAAGCGTAAGACGAAGACCAGTAAAACAGAGCCTAAAGAACCGTCTGCCGCTGCAACTCGTCGTACTCGGAGTACTGCGACCCAAGCCACGCGACAAAAGCGATCGCCCGGTTCAACAAAATCAGCCAATTTAGCAAAACGATCATCGGCTGCCACTAAAACCATTGATGTCTCGACTATTCCTGAAAAGGTCGGGCAGTTTGAGATCTATCCCAGTTGGGAGTTTATTGGCGAAGAGTACGAAGCTACGATTCAGCAGTATGTGGACTACATGCCGCTAATTTGTGTGGCGGGTTTTGCCGAGCCGCGAGAGACACCCGAATTCTACGATCGCCCCACGTTATTACGGCATTTCTCAGAATGTTTGCTGGCTGACATTGTCACCCATACGCCTACCACACAAGCATTTGAGAAGACGATCGCCGATACGGTTCTCTACAGTTGTCTGCATCCCACCAATCGCCCCTGGCTCGGTGCTGCCCAGTTAGAGATCTATCAACAGTGGCAAACCTGGCGCGATCGCATTCGTCGAACGCAGACCGATCAGTCTTTTTATCTCTACTTTCAACTGCAAGATCCAGCCAAACCGGAAGATGCCTGGACCCTGCAATTTCAAGTGGCTCCCAAACACGACCCCTCGCTGCGCGTGTCATTACAGGACTACTGGCGAATGCGTCCCAAGCAACAACAACAGGTCAAACAGAAACTTGGGGATGCGTTTGAACCGGATCTGCTGATGAACCTGGGCTATGCGGCGCGGATCTATCCGGCATTGTGGCGAGGCTTAGAGACGGATCAACCTGTGGGTATTACCCTCGATCTGGATGCAGCGTTTACCTTTCTCAAAGAGTCTGCCTGGGTGCTGGAGAATGCGGGCTATAAGGTGATTGTGCCCGCCTGGTGGACGCCTAAAGGACGGCAACGGGCAAAAGTGCGCCTCAAAGCCAAAGGTAAATCGCTGACGGGTGGCGAAGACAAGAGCAAGCAATATTTCTCGTTTGAGAGTCTGGTGGAATATCAGTACGAACTGGCGATCGGCGGTGAAAAGGTTAGCGAGCAAGAGTGGAATCAACTGGTTGGTGCCAAAACCCCTCTGGTCAAGTTCCGGGGGCAGTGGATGGAACTGGATCAGGACAAGATGAAGCAAATGCTGGAGTTTTGGAAGACCCAGCAACAAGAAAACCCAGAGCTAAGCTTGCTCGACTTCCTCAAGCTCACTTCTGACAGCGATGACAGTTTGGATATTGAGGTCGATCGCAAAGATGCCCTTTCAGATATGCTGGCAAAGTTGGGTGACAAGAGCCAGCTTCAACCCGTCGAAGATCCTCAAAAGTTGCAGGGCAACCTGCGGGAATATCAAAAGCGAGGCGTTTCCTGGCTGCAATATCTGGAGCAACTGGGCTTAAACGGTTGTCTTGCTGATGACATGGGTTTGGGCAAAACGATCCAGGTGATTGCCCGACTGTTACAGGAGCGGGAGATCGCGCAGCAGAGCCGTGTTAAAAACATTCCCCCCACGCTGCTAATTGCGCCAACCTCTGTAGTCGGCAACTGGCATCGGGAGATTCAAAAGTTTGCCCCTGATTTGAAGGCGATCGTGCATCACGGGACGCAACGCGCTAAGGATAGCAAAGAATTCAAGCAAGCCTGTCGTGAAAACGATCTGGTGATCACCTCGTTTGCGCTGGCACGAAAGGATATCAAACTGTTGGGCGAAATTCAGTGGCACCGAATTGTCCTGGATGAGGCGCAAAACATCAAAAATCCCAAAGCCGATCTGACCAAATCCATTCTCAAACTGTCGGCTCCGCATCGCTTGGCGTTAACCGGAACCCCTGTAGAGAACCGTTTGCTTGATCTCTGGTCAATTTTCAACTTTTTGAATCCGGGCTACCTGGGCAACCAGACCCAGTTTCGTCGTAACTTCGAGCTACCGATTCAAAAAGCCAATGACGTGCGCCAGTCTGCCACCTTGAAGAAACTGATTGAGCCGTTTATTCTGCGTCGGGTGAAAACGGATCAGTCCATCATTAAGGACTTGCCCGACAAAGTAGAGCAAAAACTTTACTGCAACCTAACGAAGGAGCAAGCATCTCTTTACCAGGCTGTCGTGAAGGATGTTGAGGAAAAAATTCAAACGCTGGATGGCATTCAACGCAAGGGCTTGATCCTGGCGACACTGACGAAGTTGAAACAGGTGTGTAACCACCCGATGCAGTTCCTACAAGATGGCAGTGAATTCACCGCAGAGCGATCGCACAAGTTAACGCGTCTCAGCGAGATGGTGCAGGAAGTGATGGACGAAGGCGAAAGTTTGTTGATTTTCACACAATTTAACGAACTGGGAGAAGCGTTAGAAAAGTATCTGCGCCACACCTGTCACCACAACACCTACTACTTACATGGGGGCACCTCTCGCAAAAAACGAGAGCAAATGATCACGGAGTTTCAAGACCCCGAAACCGAACCCTCGGTATTTATCCTCTCCCTCAAAGCGGGTGGTGTTGGGATTACGCTGACCAAAGCCAATCATGTGTTTCACTTCGATCGCTGGTGGAATCCTGCGGTTGAAGATCAGGCCACCGATCGCGCCTTCCGTATTGGGCAGAAGAAGAATGTGTTCGTTCACAAATTTGTGGCGATAGGCACGTTGGAGGAGCGTATCGACCAAATGATCGAAGACAAGAAAAAACTGGCAGGGGCGATCGTGGGAGCCGATGAATCGTGGCTCACAGAGTTAGATAACGATGCCTTTAAGAAACTGATTGCCCTCAATCAGAGCGCAATGATGGAGTAA
- a CDS encoding S-layer homology domain-containing protein, which produces MNSVDRSPVLVSKKSLVLAGLVCALLPLASCANTPFAEQFERSLAADPRLTDTPTAGQPSPSPTDGATQLPADFPSDIPRYPGAELIEVTPAEGGDSASTSVQSRWRTADSIEQVQQFYRDILQSNDWRILESSPSPDGATIAAERNGARLTVSIPTTPPPATSALPSGIEFLLSYEASSTTASGTSENTGAIATNPVPQPGDPNFIGPLPQSGATPQPTQSAQPSSPTAAAQTFSDISQAPEELRSYIEDLAKLGVLSTGSNSSQEFKPNAIATRREYARWLVAANNTIYRDRPAQKIRLGVSSDEPVFRDVPRNDPDFAAIQGLAEAGLIPSPLSGDATTTTFRPDAPLTRETLILWKAPVDVRQSLPNATVQAVQETWGFQDANRIDARALRAVLADFQNGDLSNIRRAFGYTTLFQPKKSVTRAEAAAVLWYFGSQGDGLSAKDALVE; this is translated from the coding sequence TTGAACTCTGTTGATCGGTCTCCTGTGTTGGTGTCTAAGAAAAGTCTTGTTTTAGCGGGTCTGGTCTGCGCGTTGCTGCCTCTGGCATCGTGCGCGAATACGCCGTTTGCAGAACAGTTTGAGCGATCGCTGGCGGCTGATCCCCGATTAACCGATACTCCCACTGCTGGACAACCCAGCCCTTCTCCTACGGATGGGGCAACCCAACTTCCAGCGGACTTTCCCAGTGATATTCCTCGCTACCCTGGAGCGGAGTTGATCGAGGTAACACCTGCTGAGGGAGGAGATTCTGCATCGACATCTGTCCAGTCGCGATGGCGGACGGCTGACAGCATTGAACAAGTCCAACAGTTCTACCGCGATATTTTGCAGTCTAATGACTGGCGCATTCTCGAATCCAGCCCATCTCCAGACGGTGCAACGATCGCAGCCGAACGCAATGGTGCTCGGCTGACGGTTAGTATCCCAACGACACCACCTCCAGCTACCTCTGCTTTGCCCAGTGGCATCGAGTTTCTTTTGAGCTACGAAGCCAGTAGTACTACCGCTTCAGGGACTTCAGAGAACACTGGGGCGATCGCTACGAATCCCGTTCCTCAACCGGGTGATCCTAACTTTATCGGGCCGTTGCCTCAATCGGGTGCCACTCCACAGCCAACCCAATCGGCTCAACCCTCCAGTCCCACCGCTGCGGCTCAAACCTTTAGCGATATTAGTCAGGCTCCCGAAGAACTACGCTCCTACATTGAAGATTTGGCTAAGCTCGGTGTCTTGAGCACCGGGTCAAACTCTAGCCAGGAATTTAAACCCAACGCGATCGCCACTCGCCGTGAATATGCCCGCTGGTTGGTCGCTGCGAATAATACGATTTACCGCGATCGCCCTGCCCAAAAAATTCGTCTGGGAGTCAGCAGTGATGAACCCGTCTTTCGCGATGTCCCCCGCAATGATCCCGATTTTGCGGCGATTCAAGGTTTAGCGGAGGCAGGGCTAATTCCCAGTCCGTTGTCGGGCGATGCCACCACTACAACCTTTCGACCCGACGCACCACTCACTCGCGAAACCCTGATTCTTTGGAAAGCTCCAGTCGATGTCCGGCAAAGCCTACCTAATGCCACCGTACAGGCTGTTCAGGAAACCTGGGGATTTCAAGATGCCAATCGCATCGATGCCAGAGCACTGAGAGCTGTCTTAGCCGATTTTCAAAACGGTGACCTCTCCAATATTCGGCGTGCCTTTGGCTATACCACCCTGTTTCAACCCAAGAAATCTGTCACTCGCGCTGAAGCAGCAGCGGTGCTCTGGTACTTTGGCTCCCAAGGAGATGGTCTCTCAGCCAAAGATGCCCTGGTGGAGTAA
- a CDS encoding class I SAM-dependent methyltransferase: MSNKTIGLDSSLYNYLLSVSLREPDILFRLREETARHSSANMQIAPEQGQFMALLVQLMGATKTLELGVFTGYSSLAIALALPDNGTIIACDVNEEYTAIARRYWQAAGVAHKIDLRLAPALSTLDQLLAEGQANTFDFAFIDADKTNYLNYYDRVLQLLRPGGLMAIDNVLWSGQVAQPEVQDDSTTMLRQLNQTLHQDDRISLSMVPIADGLTLALKR; encoded by the coding sequence ATGTCTAACAAAACGATTGGTCTTGATTCATCGCTCTACAATTACCTGTTATCTGTTTCTTTACGAGAACCCGATATTCTCTTTCGCTTGCGTGAAGAAACGGCGCGGCATTCCAGTGCCAATATGCAAATCGCTCCAGAGCAGGGGCAATTTATGGCGTTATTGGTGCAACTGATGGGAGCCACCAAAACTTTGGAGTTGGGAGTCTTTACCGGGTACAGTTCTCTGGCGATCGCCCTGGCACTCCCCGACAACGGCACCATCATCGCCTGCGATGTGAATGAAGAGTATACCGCGATCGCCCGTCGCTATTGGCAAGCGGCAGGAGTGGCTCACAAGATTGACCTGCGACTCGCCCCTGCCCTATCCACGCTGGATCAGTTACTCGCTGAGGGACAAGCCAATACTTTTGACTTTGCCTTTATTGATGCTGATAAGACAAACTACCTGAACTACTACGATCGCGTGTTGCAACTGCTCAGACCAGGTGGGCTGATGGCGATCGACAATGTTCTCTGGTCAGGGCAGGTCGCTCAACCAGAGGTTCAAGATGACAGCACAACCATGCTGCGGCAACTCAACCAAACCCTCCACCAGGACGACCGGATTAGTTTGAGTATGGTGCCGATCGCCGATGGCTTAACCCTTGCCCTCAAACGGTAA
- a CDS encoding SWIM zinc finger family protein, giving the protein MSQFSRTWWGQKFIAALEEFTDPGRLSRGRSYAKNDKVKSFEIVDGIVTAKVRGSVNPYYGVYKEPLYTTTIEFQPISAAKWTAAIALIASKASLISRLLLNEIPDDIENSFKTLKINLLPHSRKDFDAECSCPDWENPCKHIAGVYYLVAAELDRDPFLLFELRGLSRDDLHKELAKSPLGQALSAELLLEQRSPESQSSYYTRPQTASVEAIAGLRDFWHGAKRLPQTMEPLPETLVSGIPVKKQGDFPAFWNRDNSFIEAMETLYEQVRNKGPL; this is encoded by the coding sequence ATGAGCCAATTTAGCCGCACCTGGTGGGGACAAAAATTCATCGCAGCGTTGGAGGAATTCACTGATCCAGGACGATTGAGCCGAGGACGTTCCTACGCGAAAAACGATAAGGTTAAAAGCTTTGAGATTGTCGATGGCATTGTCACCGCTAAAGTGCGGGGTTCGGTGAATCCCTACTACGGCGTTTACAAAGAACCGCTTTACACCACCACCATCGAGTTTCAACCGATCAGTGCCGCGAAATGGACAGCGGCGATCGCCCTGATTGCCTCCAAAGCCAGTCTGATCTCGCGATTACTACTAAACGAGATTCCCGATGACATCGAGAATTCCTTCAAAACCCTCAAGATCAACCTGCTGCCCCACAGCCGCAAAGACTTTGATGCCGAGTGTTCCTGCCCCGATTGGGAGAACCCCTGCAAACACATTGCAGGGGTCTACTATCTCGTTGCTGCCGAACTTGATCGCGACCCATTCCTACTATTTGAGTTGCGCGGATTGTCTCGCGATGACCTGCACAAAGAACTGGCAAAATCTCCGCTGGGTCAGGCTCTCTCTGCTGAGTTGTTACTAGAACAGCGATCGCCCGAATCTCAGTCCTCCTATTACACTCGCCCACAAACGGCTTCTGTAGAAGCGATCGCCGGATTGCGTGACTTCTGGCATGGGGCAAAACGTCTCCCTCAAACGATGGAGCCGCTACCCGAAACGTTGGTTTCTGGCATTCCAGTGAAGAAGCAGGGAGACTTTCCCGCCTTCTGGAATCGGGATAACTCCTTTATCGAGGCAATGGAAACGCTCTATGAGCAGGTGAGAAATAAAGGTCCGCTTTAG
- a CDS encoding thioredoxin family protein yields the protein MARTESTMLPLGTTAPAFSLPDVVSGNAISLDTFDSAKALLVIFASPHCPFVQHVKYELAQLDRDFSEQGLAIAGISSNDVEKYPDDSPEKIKAFAQEVNLSFPFLYDESQEVAKAYQAACTPDFFLFDGDRRLVYRGQLDDSRPGNQIPVTGQDLRQAIAAVLAGQPVATEQKPSIGCNIKWKPGNEPAYYGGAPTVATKS from the coding sequence ATGGCTAGAACCGAATCCACAATGCTGCCTCTGGGTACAACCGCTCCAGCGTTTTCACTGCCCGACGTTGTTAGCGGAAACGCCATTTCGCTGGACACCTTTGACAGTGCCAAAGCCCTCTTGGTGATATTTGCCAGTCCTCATTGTCCCTTTGTGCAGCATGTGAAATATGAACTCGCTCAGCTAGACCGAGATTTCAGTGAGCAAGGCCTGGCGATCGCGGGCATCAGCTCAAACGACGTGGAGAAGTATCCTGACGATTCCCCTGAGAAAATTAAAGCCTTTGCCCAAGAGGTCAATCTGTCTTTTCCCTTCTTGTATGACGAGAGCCAGGAGGTTGCCAAAGCCTATCAAGCCGCTTGCACGCCTGACTTTTTCTTGTTTGATGGCGATCGCCGCTTAGTGTATCGAGGTCAGCTAGACGATAGCCGCCCTGGCAATCAAATTCCCGTGACAGGTCAAGATTTGCGACAGGCGATCGCGGCTGTTTTGGCAGGGCAACCCGTCGCAACAGAGCAAAAGCCCAGCATCGGTTGCAACATCAAATGGAAACCTGGCAATGAACCTGCCTATTATGGCGGTGCTCCAACCGTAGCAACGAAATCGTAA
- a CDS encoding chorismate lyase, producing the protein MTSTLPASNHANPSLSWHRLQPLWQGGEHTVQRGIPHDQLAPAWQMLLLGDGSPTRHLQLLTGEATEVDVIDMSLIGDTSDEAPSPIQVLSEPRLRRQVWLRTRSGKRLAYATSWWEASHVDEYLQNRSLPIWANLSRSRTELYRDIQGIVCGHSQALELAFGQTGPFWGRHYLFWHHGHPITLIYEVFSPYLAKYLGPLQLSSEDG; encoded by the coding sequence TTGACTTCAACACTCCCAGCCTCCAATCATGCCAACCCTTCCCTTAGCTGGCATCGGCTTCAACCGCTGTGGCAAGGTGGCGAACACACGGTGCAGCGTGGCATCCCCCATGATCAGCTTGCTCCGGCGTGGCAGATGCTGTTGTTAGGGGATGGTTCCCCCACTCGCCACTTGCAACTGCTGACGGGGGAAGCCACTGAAGTGGATGTGATTGATATGTCGCTGATTGGAGATACGTCGGATGAGGCTCCTAGCCCGATTCAAGTGCTGTCAGAGCCTCGACTGCGACGGCAGGTCTGGTTACGGACGCGATCGGGCAAACGGTTGGCCTATGCCACCTCCTGGTGGGAGGCGAGCCATGTAGATGAGTATTTGCAGAATCGATCGCTGCCGATTTGGGCCAACCTATCGCGATCGCGCACTGAGCTTTACCGCGACATTCAGGGCATTGTGTGTGGTCATTCTCAAGCGTTGGAGTTAGCGTTTGGACAAACTGGACCATTTTGGGGCAGGCATTACCTCTTTTGGCATCATGGACACCCAATTACCCTGATCTATGAAGTCTTCTCGCCCTATTTGGCAAAATATTTGGGACCCCTGCAACTCAGTTCAGAGGACGGTTAA
- a CDS encoding vitamin K epoxide reductase family protein — protein sequence MDPQQLSQELREGESPDLDRRRWIMGLSMVGATMAQIVTLYQTGVLKELPDLPIPFVDSDRVDAAPYAYSRLNTPDGPLMLINYGITAWLASTGGQNRAKENPLVPIAMGVKILFDAITAAELAREEWSENKAFCEYCQVATLCSFASLALAAPEVMTAVQSLLGQSKDNEALSGV from the coding sequence ATGGACCCTCAACAACTCAGCCAAGAACTCCGTGAAGGCGAAAGCCCCGATTTAGACCGTCGCCGCTGGATTATGGGATTGTCGATGGTTGGAGCGACCATGGCGCAGATCGTCACTCTGTATCAAACTGGTGTTCTAAAAGAATTACCTGACCTCCCCATTCCCTTTGTGGATTCCGATCGCGTCGATGCGGCTCCCTACGCTTATAGTCGGCTCAATACCCCTGATGGACCACTGATGTTGATTAACTACGGCATCACGGCATGGCTCGCCTCAACAGGTGGTCAAAATCGTGCCAAAGAAAATCCCCTTGTCCCGATCGCCATGGGTGTAAAGATTCTCTTTGATGCCATCACGGCGGCTGAGTTAGCACGGGAAGAGTGGAGCGAGAATAAAGCTTTCTGTGAATATTGCCAGGTTGCCACCCTCTGCTCCTTTGCCTCTCTAGCATTAGCGGCTCCAGAGGTGATGACGGCAGTGCAGAGCTTGTTGGGACAATCCAAAGACAACGAAGCCCTGAGTGGCGTTTAG